In Elusimicrobiota bacterium, the genomic window AGTCATAGCTTCGCTAACTATCGGAAGCCCGACAGATTTTCTCACCGCCAAAAGGTATTCTAGCCCCTGCTTGCCCAGCCCCTGAAACGAATAAGGCGAACTTCTCGGCTTGAATGCTCCACCCCTAAAAATCACCGCGCCCGCTTTTTTTACAAGTCTTGCGGTTTCCAAAGCTCTTGACTTACTTTCAACCGCGCAGGGCCCTGCCATAACGACAATTTTTTTGCCACCGATTCTTATACCGTCAACATTTATTATGGTATTATCTTTTTTGAATTCACGGCTGGCAAGCTTATACGGTTTTTCTATTTCGCTTATATGGTCTACCATATCCATGGATTCAAAGGTTTCGCGATAGCGTTCCGCTCTTTCCCCAATCATTCCGATAATGGTAACATCAACACCACGCGACACGTGAGGAATATATTTAAGCGCCTTTATCTTTTTGATTACAAGATTAATATCTTTAGTCGGCGTTCCTTTTTTAAGAGTGATTATCATACATATTTTCCTCCGACAGTTTTTTGCATTTTTTTGAAAGCTTCAATGAATTTTTCATTTTCTTCTTTTAGGCCAATGCTTACCCTTATATGGTTCGGAAATTTATATTCATCCATTGCCCTGATTATTATCCCTTCTTTAAGAAGAAAATTAAAAACTTCAACTCCCTTTAAAGGGCTGGCATCAACCAAAATAAAATTAGCTGCGGAAGGAATAAACTTAATATTCATTTTTTTGAATTGGTCATACAAATATTTTTTTCCTTTTTTCACAAGTGAAATACTTTTTGTGACTTGAGTGCTATCTTCCAGGCTTTTTATTGCCGCAACTTGAGCAAGCGAATTAATATTGAACGGCGGCCGCACCCGTTCCATATAGGATACGATCCCTTTTGAAGCAAAAGCATATCCTATCCTTAAACCGGCAAGTCCGTATATTTTTGAAAAAGTTCTTAAGATTATTAAATTAGGCCAGTCTGCCAGGTATCCGAACGTTTCGGGATAGTCTTTCTCAAGCCTTGCATATTCGTAATATGCCTCATCCATTATAGTGATAGGCAGATTAAATATTGCTTTTTGTTTTACAATATTTAAAAATTCATTAAATTCATCCTTTGTATTATAAGTTCCCGTGGGATTGTTCGGATTTGCTATGAATATAGCCTTAGTATTCGGCCCTACTGCGTTAGCCATTGAAATAATATCATGTCTTAATTCTTTCATAGGGACAGAAATAACCTTTGAATCCATAAGCCTTCCTGCCCTTTTGTACTGAATAAACGCATGTTCGGAAACGATGACTTCATCGGTAGGTTTAAAAAAAACTTCCGATATAATTTCAATCAGTTCATCTGAACCGGCGCCTAAAGTAATGTTTTCCGTTTTTATTTTGAATTTTTTGGAAATTGCCGATTTGAGATTCCATGCATTGGAATCAGGATAAAAATACAGTTCGTTGACAGCCTTTTTTACGGCATCCTTAGCTTTCTTTGAAGGCCCGAGAGGATTTTCATTAGATGCCAGTTTTATTACTTTCTTAAGCCCCAGCTCGCGTTTGATAGTTTCAACGGGCTTACCTGCGATGTAGGGTTCAAAATCTTCGCAGCAGGGGCGTATCATGTCTTTGATATTAAATTTTATTTTTTCCATATATTTTACCCGCCTTCGCAGAATGCCGCCAACTCCTGTTGGCGGATGTCATGCCCAAGGCAGATCCGCCTTTTGGGCGGAAATGCGAAAAGGGTATCCACCAAAGCTGTGTCAGCAATGCGGCGGAGAGCCGCGGTTATTGATGACAGGATTAGCGCAGGTGGATGCTTCGGCGCCTGCCTCGCCGGCGGGCGGGGATTCCGCCGAAGGTGGAGCAGGTCCGGCCGACTACTGTCGGCGGGGCTCCACTTCTCCACTTTTAGCGAAATTATTTAGGGTCTGCTGAAAAACATATCAGACCCTTGATTATCAGCCCAAGGCTGATCCCTGCCCGCCGGCAGGCGCGGCGACTAGGGCGGACACTGATTACAGAATTGATTACACAGATTATGATTGACGGTGAATCGGTGTGATCTTGCCGTTATCTGTGTAATCCTTCGATAAACTCAGGATGGTGAGCGAAGCCGAACCATCAAGGGCTTAATGAAAAATATTTTCGTAACAAAAAGTGCAAGTTTTTTGATGAAATGCGCGTTAAAACCGTTCACTTCTAAGTTCTTTTTTTTCGTATAACTTATTAATAATTCAATCATTAGTTTTATTTTTCAGTAAGCCCTATTTAACTCTGCTCAAAAAAAGACAGACCTAAAGGTCAAGTTTGAGAAAAAACGCTTTCATTTAATTACTTAACCTTAACCTGTCTGCCCCTGCGCCTTGTTTTGCGCTAGTCCCCACGCTTAGTTTTTGTAAAAAACTGTGGGGACGCAAAACAGCGGGGGGCTCACTCTCAACCTGTCGTTTATTCCGCCTTTGGGTAGGACCCCAAAATTTTCATAAACACACAGTGTTTAGAAAGTTCTTCTAAAGCTTTCTCAACTTTTTTTTCTGAAGTGTGCCCTAGAAAATCAATAAAAAAGATATATTCCCATGCCCGCTTTTTGGTAGGACGGGACTCTATTTTGGTAAGGTTTATCTTATTTTTCTTAAACGGAGCCAGCATATCGTGCAATACTCCCACCTTGTCTTTAACCGAAAATAATATGGATGTCTTATCATGCCCGGAATGCTGGGCAGGTTTTTTTCCTATAACCAAAAATCTTGTGTAGTTTTCTTTTATATCTTCAATACCTCTTTCAATAATTTCAAGATTATAAAGCGTTACCGCTGCTTTTGAAGCTATGGCTGCGCTTCCTTTTTCTTTTGAAGCCCGTTTAGCGGCCTCTGAAGTAGATGCAACTTCTATAACAGGGACATTCGGCATATTTGCTTCAAGCCAGTTCCTGCATTGAGCCACTGCCTGGGGAAAAGAATATATTTTTTTAATGTCCTTTTTCTTTCCTGAAACGGATAGAAGGCACTGCTCTATCTGCATGCTTATTTCAGCGCAGATAACAAGATCCGATTCTATGAACATATCCAAAGTATGATTAACCACTCCTTCGGTAGAATTTTCAATCGGAACCACGCCGTAGTTAACCCTGTCTTTTTCAACTTCATTGAAAACATCCGCAATTGATTTTACCGGTATATATTTTGAGGTTGAACCGAAATTTTTTAATGCTGCCTGGTGGGTAAAAGTTCCTTCAGGGCCAAAAAAAGCAATTTTCAGGCGCGATTCCAAAGAGCGGCATACATTAAATATTTCCTGGTATATTGACTCAATCGCGGAAGAAGAAAGCAAACCCCTATTTTTTCTTGCAAGCCCAAGGATAATCTTTTTTTCCCTGTGAGGAACATAAAAATCCATTCCGGCTTCGGATTTCAGCTTTCCGATATTTTTTGCCAAAAAAGCCCTTTTATTAAGCATGTCCAAAATATCTTTGTCTACTTTGTCAATTTCGTTACGAATTTTTTCTAAGTTCATTTTTTCGCCTCATTTATTTTTTCAATTACAGCCAAAGACATCATACGGCTTGCGGTTTTTTCCCTTCTATATGAAAAAAACATATCCGGCTCGTGGCAAGTGCAATGTTTATTCAATGATATTTTTTTAACACCCGCTTCTTTTAACTGCTTAACTGCTACTGAAGATAGATTTAATTTATTTTCCTTTTCATTCAATCCAAAAATACTTTTAAGCTCTTTTGAAACTTCATAGCAGCATTTCTGTATATGCGGGCCTAATGTTGCAAAAATATCTTTCGGGTGAACTTTGAAATCTTCAATAAATATCTTTATTGCCTCTTCAATGATCTTTTTTTCTAATCCCCGCCATCCCGCATGTATTATCCCGATCACCGGAACGCTTTTTGAACTTAAAAAAATCGGGATGCAGTCGGCGGTAAAAATCGCCAAAGGCAAGTTCAGGCAATTTGTTATCAATCCGTCACAAAGAGCTATTTTCTGTCCTTTGTTATTTTCA contains:
- the hisC gene encoding histidinol-phosphate transaminase → MEKIKFNIKDMIRPCCEDFEPYIAGKPVETIKRELGLKKVIKLASNENPLGPSKKAKDAVKKAVNELYFYPDSNAWNLKSAISKKFKIKTENITLGAGSDELIEIISEVFFKPTDEVIVSEHAFIQYKRAGRLMDSKVISVPMKELRHDIISMANAVGPNTKAIFIANPNNPTGTYNTKDEFNEFLNIVKQKAIFNLPITIMDEAYYEYARLEKDYPETFGYLADWPNLIILRTFSKIYGLAGLRIGYAFASKGIVSYMERVRPPFNINSLAQVAAIKSLEDSTQVTKSISLVKKGKKYLYDQFKKMNIKFIPSAANFILVDASPLKGVEVFNFLLKEGIIIRAMDEYKFPNHIRVSIGLKEENEKFIEAFKKMQKTVGGKYV
- the pheA gene encoding prephenate dehydratase; this encodes MNLEKIRNEIDKVDKDILDMLNKRAFLAKNIGKLKSEAGMDFYVPHREKKIILGLARKNRGLLSSSAIESIYQEIFNVCRSLESRLKIAFFGPEGTFTHQAALKNFGSTSKYIPVKSIADVFNEVEKDRVNYGVVPIENSTEGVVNHTLDMFIESDLVICAEISMQIEQCLLSVSGKKKDIKKIYSFPQAVAQCRNWLEANMPNVPVIEVASTSEAAKRASKEKGSAAIASKAAVTLYNLEIIERGIEDIKENYTRFLVIGKKPAQHSGHDKTSILFSVKDKVGVLHDMLAPFKKNKINLTKIESRPTKKRAWEYIFFIDFLGHTSEKKVEKALEELSKHCVFMKILGSYPKAE
- the pgeF gene encoding peptidoglycan editing factor PgeF, giving the protein MIAGYWLRVTEKMWQIKNDIFSDDKFFYRNLVTTKKLGNLKDDNLRKIFCSQYSIDFGSLTTAEQVHDNKVAVVNENNKGQKIALCDGLITNCLNLPLAIFTADCIPIFLSSKSVPVIGIIHAGWRGLEKKIIEEAIKIFIEDFKVHPKDIFATLGPHIQKCCYEVSKELKSIFGLNEKENKLNLSSVAVKQLKEAGVKKISLNKHCTCHEPDMFFSYRREKTASRMMSLAVIEKINEAKK